From Oryza sativa Japonica Group chromosome 4, ASM3414082v1, one genomic window encodes:
- the LOC136356243 gene encoding phenolic glucoside malonyltransferase 1-like: MSAAVTVRVVGVSHVAVPAKAALPTEPMKLTATEALWLRIPLLQHVLFYESAGSSWPPFDGIVDSLRSSLGATLATFAPLAGRLVHLEDTGDVAIVCSASDAVRFVEAECDADVRSVAGGGGDAPDDDLRLLEQLAPELDMGELPTSVMAVQSTRLVGGVAVGVTVHHGVADGKSF; the protein is encoded by the coding sequence ATGTCGGCTGCTGTGACTGTGCGTGTCGTGGGAGTCAGCCATGTCGCTGTACCGGCGAAGGCTGCGCTGCCGACGGAGCCGATGAAGCTCACCGCGACGGAGGCGCTGTGGCTACGCATCCCGCTCCTGCAACACGTCCTATTCTACGAGAGCGCCGGCAGCAGCTGGCCGCCGTTCGACGGCATCGTCGACTCGCTCCGGTCCTCCCTCGGCGCGACGCTGGCGACCTTCGCCCCGCTCGCCGGCAGGCTCGTCCACCTCGAGGACACCGGCGACGTCGCCATCGTCTGCTCGGCCTCGGACGCGGTGAGGTTCGTGGAGGCGGAGTGCGACGCCGACGTCCGCAgcgtcgcgggcggcggcggcgacgcgcccgACGACGACCTGCGGTTGCTGGAGCAGCTCGCCCCGGAGCTCGACATGGGCGAGCTGCCGACGTCGGTGATGGCCGTGCAGTCCACGCGTCTGGTGGGAGGGGTGGCGGTCGGCGTGACGGTGCACCACGGCGTCGCCGACGGGAAGTCCTTCTAG